Proteins from a single region of Acidimicrobiales bacterium:
- the moeB gene encoding molybdopterin-synthase adenylyltransferase MoeB, producing the protein MASARELLKQAKSAIREVQGDDVEPRLGDVLLLDVREADEYEQGAIPGAVHLPRGHLEMQVEGRLPDKAAPIVVYCAAGVRSAFAAKTMTDLGYADVVSLAGGFNRWKDEGRPWKTPRTLTPEQRNRYQRHLLVNEVGEEGQLKLLDSKVLLLGAGGLGSPAALYLAAAGVGTIGIIDMDVVDVSNLQRQILHSMDRVGERKVDSAKKTLTALNPDVNVVTYDVRLGADNIMDIIDGYDLIVDGTDNFPTRYLVNDASLLKRIPVVHGSIFRFEGQVTVFDPYVGPCYRCMIPEPPPSELAPSCAEAGVLGVLPGIVGSIQAVEAIKLLLGIGDPLTGRLLAYDALEESFRTFKVRRDPECPACGENAAPIVIAEYDDLCMPHALAPSPA; encoded by the coding sequence GTGGCGAGTGCCCGAGAGCTGTTGAAGCAGGCCAAGTCGGCCATCCGCGAGGTGCAGGGCGACGACGTCGAGCCGCGCCTCGGCGACGTCCTGCTGCTCGACGTGCGCGAGGCCGACGAGTACGAGCAGGGCGCCATCCCCGGGGCCGTCCACCTGCCCCGTGGCCACCTCGAGATGCAGGTCGAGGGCCGCCTCCCCGACAAGGCCGCCCCCATCGTCGTCTACTGCGCGGCCGGGGTCCGCTCCGCCTTCGCGGCCAAGACCATGACCGACCTCGGGTACGCCGACGTGGTGTCGCTCGCCGGCGGGTTCAACCGCTGGAAGGACGAGGGCCGGCCCTGGAAGACCCCTCGGACCCTCACCCCCGAGCAGCGCAACCGCTACCAGCGGCACCTGCTCGTGAACGAGGTGGGGGAGGAGGGCCAGCTGAAGCTGCTCGACTCCAAGGTCCTGCTCCTCGGGGCGGGCGGCCTGGGCTCGCCGGCCGCGCTGTACCTGGCGGCCGCCGGCGTCGGGACCATCGGGATCATCGACATGGACGTCGTCGACGTCTCCAACCTGCAGCGCCAGATCCTGCACTCCATGGACCGCGTGGGGGAGCGCAAGGTCGACTCGGCCAAGAAGACGCTCACCGCGCTCAACCCCGACGTCAACGTGGTCACCTACGACGTGCGGCTCGGCGCCGACAACATCATGGACATCATCGACGGCTACGACCTGATCGTCGACGGCACCGACAACTTCCCGACCCGGTACCTGGTGAACGACGCGTCGCTGCTGAAGCGGATCCCCGTGGTGCACGGCTCGATCTTCCGCTTCGAGGGCCAGGTCACGGTGTTCGACCCGTACGTGGGCCCCTGCTACCGGTGCATGATCCCCGAGCCGCCGCCCTCCGAGCTGGCGCCGTCGTGCGCCGAGGCCGGCGTGCTCGGCGTGCTGCCCGGCATCGTGGGGTCGATCCAGGCCGTCGAGGCCATCAAGCTGCTGCTCGGCATCGGCGACCCGCTCACCGGGCGCCTGCTGGCCTACGACGCCCTCGAGGAGTCGTTCCGGACCTTCAAGGTCCGGCGCGACCCGGAGTGCCCGGCCTGTGGCGAGAACGCCGCGCCGATCGTCATCGCCGAGTACGACGACCTGTGCATGCCGCACGCCCTGGCCCCGTCCCCGGCCTGA
- a CDS encoding methylmalonyl-CoA mutase family protein has product MSPKDDGRDGDVRRTDSGIEVRPLYTPADLEGWDPSAKLGEPGTDPYTRGIYPSMYRGRLWTMRQYAGFGTAEDTNERFKFLLGAGQTGLSCAFDLPTQMGLDSDHPRAEGEVGKVGVAIDSLADMRLLLAGLPLDKVTTSMTINATAAILLLFYELVAAEQGVAPDALGGTIQNDILKEYVARGTYVYPPRQSMRLVTDTFAYCAERLPSWNSISISGYHIREAGSTAVQEIAFTLADGIAYVEAALAAGLEVDAFAPRLSFFWNAHNNLFEEVAKFRAARRMWARIMTERFGAKDERSKLLRFHTQTGGSTLTAQQPENNIVRVTVQALSAVLGGTQSLHTNGYDEALGLPTTKAATTALRTQQVIGYESGVVDTPDPLAGSYFVESLTDEVEAAAWEYLERIDAMGGAVAAIEARFMQEEIEVAAYAYAKAVDDGEKTVVGVNRFTDEQPGSTEVFPIDPALQRSQIARTQKVRAERDQAAVDAALADVEAAARGTQNLLVPMREALHRMATLGEVSDVLRGVFGVYQPGG; this is encoded by the coding sequence GTGAGCCCCAAGGACGACGGCCGCGACGGGGACGTGCGGCGCACCGACTCCGGCATCGAGGTCCGGCCCCTGTACACGCCGGCCGACCTCGAGGGCTGGGACCCGTCGGCCAAGCTGGGGGAGCCCGGCACCGACCCGTACACGCGGGGCATCTACCCGTCGATGTACCGCGGGCGGCTGTGGACCATGCGGCAGTACGCCGGGTTCGGCACGGCCGAGGACACCAACGAGCGGTTCAAGTTCCTGCTGGGGGCGGGGCAGACGGGGCTGTCGTGCGCCTTCGACCTGCCCACGCAGATGGGGCTCGACTCCGACCACCCCCGGGCCGAGGGCGAGGTGGGCAAGGTGGGGGTCGCCATCGACTCCCTGGCCGACATGCGGCTGCTGCTGGCCGGCCTCCCGCTCGACAAGGTCACGACGTCGATGACGATCAACGCCACCGCGGCGATCCTGCTGCTCTTCTACGAGTTGGTGGCGGCCGAGCAGGGCGTGGCGCCGGACGCGCTGGGCGGGACCATCCAGAACGACATCCTGAAGGAGTACGTGGCCCGGGGCACCTACGTGTACCCGCCGCGCCAGTCGATGCGCCTGGTCACCGACACCTTCGCCTACTGCGCCGAGCGCCTGCCCAGCTGGAACAGCATCTCGATCTCGGGCTACCACATCCGCGAGGCCGGGTCGACGGCGGTGCAGGAGATCGCCTTCACCCTGGCCGACGGCATCGCCTACGTGGAAGCCGCGCTGGCAGCCGGCCTCGAGGTCGACGCCTTCGCGCCGCGCCTGTCGTTCTTCTGGAACGCGCACAACAACCTTTTCGAGGAGGTGGCGAAGTTCCGGGCGGCCCGGCGCATGTGGGCCAGGATCATGACCGAGCGCTTCGGCGCCAAGGACGAGCGGTCCAAGCTGCTGCGATTCCACACCCAGACCGGGGGCTCGACCCTCACCGCGCAGCAGCCCGAGAACAACATCGTGCGCGTCACGGTCCAGGCCCTGTCCGCCGTGCTCGGGGGGACGCAGTCGCTGCACACGAACGGCTACGACGAGGCCCTGGGGCTGCCCACCACCAAGGCCGCCACCACCGCCCTGCGCACGCAGCAGGTGATCGGCTACGAGTCCGGGGTCGTCGACACGCCCGACCCGTTGGCGGGGTCGTACTTCGTGGAGTCGCTCACCGACGAGGTCGAGGCCGCCGCGTGGGAGTACCTCGAGCGCATCGACGCCATGGGGGGCGCGGTGGCGGCCATCGAGGCCCGCTTCATGCAGGAGGAGATCGAGGTCGCCGCCTACGCCTACGCCAAGGCGGTCGACGACGGCGAGAAGACCGTGGTGGGCGTGAACCGCTTCACCGACGAGCAGCCCGGGTCCACCGAGGTGTTCCCCATCGACCCCGCCCTGCAGCGCTCGCAGATCGCCCGCACGCAGAAGGTGCGCGCCGAGCGCGACCAGGCGGCCGTCGACGCTGCCCTGGCCGACGTGGAGGCCGCGGCCCGGGGCACCCAGAACCTCCTCGTCCCCATGCGCGAGGCGCTGCACCGCATGGCGACGCTCGGCGAGGTGTCCGACGTCCTGCGCGGCGTCTTCGGCGTCTACCAGCCCGGGGGCTGA